The following proteins come from a genomic window of Rutidosis leptorrhynchoides isolate AG116_Rl617_1_P2 chromosome 10, CSIRO_AGI_Rlap_v1, whole genome shotgun sequence:
- the LOC139873421 gene encoding pathogenesis-related protein 1-like: MGTHWCNISFFLVLSITILNLCDAHGPGNCQEDYVQVHNCIRKVLNLPCLKYDPALEKSAQEWADQRKDCALIHSTGPVGENMAYGPELNITYSVQMWLDERLDYKYSTNECLQMCGHYTQIVWKNTERVGCARSLCDRKDGGWTYYTVVCQYDPPGNVVGEWPY, encoded by the coding sequence ATGGGTACTCATTGGTGTAACATTTCATTTTTTCTTGTTTTATCCATCACAATTCTTAATCTATGTGACGCACACGGTCCAGGAAACTGTCAAGAAGACTATGTTCAGGTCCATAATTGTATCCGAAAAGTATTAAACTTGCCCTGTTTGAAATATGACCCCGCATTGGAAAAATCAGCACAAGAATGGGCCGATCAGAGGAAAGATTGCGCGTTGATACACTCAACTGGTCCTGTTGGTGAAAATATGGCTTATGGACCAGAACTGAATATTACATATTCTGTACAAATGTGGCTTGATGAGAGATTGGACTACAAATACTCTACAAACGAGTGCTTACAAATGTGTGGTCATTATACTCAAATCGTGTGGAAAAATACTGAACGTGTTGGATGCGCTAGGAGTTTATGTGACCGTAAAGACGGTGGATGGACTTATTATACGGTTGTTTGTCAATATGATCCTCCTGGAAATGTTGTTGGAGAGTGGCCTTATTAG